The following coding sequences lie in one Xyrauchen texanus isolate HMW12.3.18 chromosome 25, RBS_HiC_50CHRs, whole genome shotgun sequence genomic window:
- the LOC127618488 gene encoding Krueppel-like factor 15, which yields MVDHLLLDEETFFPYTCLLPAHNPLDMVTDEGVYHMLPSPFSEDNLSDSSSPRSCSSPESQGLGSSCGSNSSGESQDGLLDFLHSQSMLSQNSPFSTTVSPMVPPVLPMGLAWESRRDRATKEECFEFPVFPGDLEDHAGLLFQPTLEEIEEFLEENMEVVALKEEAEVGLFTSANSLGATSEPWSQSLDQTVPVSSDIVVDNEPQNAQFTVGPSSNHQSALEKEDSSRKVVVVDSPGMPVILQLQPIQVKQELSPKAAPSPPTPQPASDIKITQLLVNIQGQTFALVPQVVPPASLSSSSSKFVRIAPVPIAAKPVGLGENGTSDAQGLVVGGHKFQKSSVADLIKMHKCNFPGCAKMYTKSSHLKAHLRRHTGEKPFACTWPGCGWRFSRSDELSRHRRSHSGVKPYQCPVCEKKFARSDHLSKHIKVHRFPRSSRTARTAH from the exons ATGGTGGATCACTTGCTGCTTGATGAAGAGACTTTTTTTCCTTACACTTGTTTGCTGCCAGCCCACAACCCATTGGATATGGTGACAGACGAGGGGGTGTACCATATGCTTCCATCTCCATTCTCAGAGGATAACCTGAGTGACTCATCTAGCCCTCGTTCCTGTTCCAGCCCTGAGTCTCAGGGGCTTGGCTCCAGTTGTGGGAGCAACTCGAGTGGAGAAAGCCAAGATGGCCTGCTTGACTTCCTCCACTCTCAGTCCATGTTGAGCCAAAACTCCCCCTTCTCCACCACAGTGTCTCCCATGGTCCCTCCAGTCCTTCCCATGGGTCTCGCTTGGGAGTCACGACGGGACCGGGCCACCAAAGAGGAGTGCTTTGAGTTTCCGGTTTTCCCTGGAGATTTGGAGGACCATGCAGGGCTACTGTTTCAGCCCACCCTGGAGGAGATTGAGGAGTTCCTAGAGGAGAATATGGAAGTGGTGGCCTTGAAGGAGGAAGCCGAAGTAGGTCTATTTACCAGTGCAAACAGCCTGGGAGCAACATCAGAACCTTGGTCTCAAAGCTTAGACCAAACAGTACCTGTCTCCAGTGACATTGTCGTAGACAACGAGCCCCAAAATGCACAATTCACAGTAGGGCCCTCTTCAAATCATCAAAGTGCACTGGAAAAGGAAGACTCATCTAGGAAGGTTGTGGTGGTGGACAGTCCTGGCATGCCCGTAATTCTACAGCTCCAACCCATACAGGTAAAACAGGAGTTGAGCCCGAAAGCAGCCCCCTCACCACCAACACCACAACCTGCCTCAGACATTAAAATAACCCAGCTCCTCGTTAACATCCAGGGTCAAACCTTCGCCTTGGTTCCTCAAGTGGTCCCACCAGCCAGTCTTAGCAGCTCATCCTCAAAGTTTGTCCGTATTGCCCCGGTTCCTATTGCAGCCAAGCCTGTGGGTCTAGGGGAGAATGGAACAAGCGATGCCCAAGGGCTTGTAGTTGGTGGTCACAAATTCCAGAAAAGCTCGGTAGCTGATCTTATTAAAATGCACAAGTGCAATTTCCCTGGCTGTGCCAAGATGTACACCAAGAGCAGCCACCTAAAGGCCCACTTGAGGAGACACACAGGGGAGAAACCATTTGCCTGCACTTGGCCAGGTTGTGGCTGGAG ATTCTCCCGGTCAGACGAGCTGTCACGACACCGTCGGTCTCACTCTGGAGTTAAGCCCTACCAGTGCCCCGTCTGTGAGAAGAAATTTGCCCGCAGCGATCACCTGTCCAAACACATCAAAGTCCATCGTTTTCCACGAAGCAGCAGGACAGCGCGCACTGCACACTGA